The proteins below are encoded in one region of Pithys albifrons albifrons isolate INPA30051 chromosome 25, PitAlb_v1, whole genome shotgun sequence:
- the LOC139682865 gene encoding feather keratin Cos1-2-like, with the protein MSCCQPCNPCCQPCGPTPLANSCNECCVRQCQDSTVAIQPSPVVVTLPGPILSSFPQNTVVGSSTSAAVGSILSCDGVPINSGGFDLSCITNRYRCRPC; encoded by the coding sequence atgtcctgctgccagccctgcaacccttgctgccagccctgtggcCCGACCCCActggccaacagctgcaatgagtgctgtgtcaggcagtgccaggactcCACTGTGGCCATCCAGCCCTCTCCCGTGGTGGTGACCCTGCCtggccccatcctcagctccttcccacagaacaCCGTGGTGGGATCCTCCACCTCCGCTGCTgttggcagcatcctcagctgtgATGGAGTGCCCATCAACTCCGGGGGCTTTGACCTCTCCTGCATCACCAACCGCTACAGATGTCGGCCCTGCTAA